The Flavobacterium johnsoniae UW101 genomic interval GAAACATTTTTAACAAAAGGATATAACGTTGCAGCGACAGCCCGTAACGTAGATACCTTAAATGATTTAAAAGAAAAATACGGTCAATCGGTTTTAACTTTAAAACTAGATGTAGACAATCGCGAAGAATCATTATCAGTTGTTGAAAAAGTACAAAACCATTTTGGAAGTATTGATATTTTAATCAACAATGCCGGTTATGCCTTAACCGGAGCAATTGAAGAAGCAACTCCAAATGAAGCCAGAGCGCAGTTTGAAACTAATTTCTTTGGGACTTTATGGCTTACTCAAGCTGTTTTACCTATTATGAGAAATCAAAAAAGCGGACACATTATTCAGGTTTCTTCAATTTTAGGTTTAGCGGCTTTACCAACCATGGGACTTTACAACGCTTCAAAATTTGCTATTGAAGGTTTAAGCGAAACTCTGGCTGCAGAAGTAAAACAATTTGGAATCAATGTTACTTTGGTAGAACCAAACGGGTATGCATCGAATATCTGGCATACCGGAATAAGCAGCGAAAGCAACCCGGTTTATGATGGTCTTAAAAAAGCCTTTTCAGAATCAGAAAATGATTTCGGAATTGTAGAAGCAACAGCTCCGGCGATTGTAAAACTAGTTGAAAGTGAAAATCCTCCATTACGTTTATTTTTAGGAAGAGTAGCTCTGCCATTTGTAAAACAGAACTATGAACAAAAATTAATAGTATGGGAAGAATGGAATGATGTTTCGGTAGAAGCTCACGGATAATTAATCTATAAATATTTCATCCCGAAAGGTTCATTCATCTAAATAAAAAAGGCTTTCTGAAAATAATTTTCAGAAAGCCTTTTTTGCCTTTTTAATCTTTATTTAAGATTTAAGAGAATCCATATCAATTACAAAACGATATCTTACATCGCTTTTCAGCATTCTTTCATACGCTTCGTTGATTTCCTGCATTTTAATAATTTCAATTTCTGAAACGATATTATGTTCACCGCAAAAATCAAGCATTTCTTGTGTTTCTGCAATACCTCCAATTACAGAACCCGCAACAGATTTTCTTCCCATAATCATTGGCACTGAATTTAAAATTGGTTCTAAACCTCCTAAGTAACCAACTAATACAAGAGTTCCGTTGATGTTTAAAGTAGAAACATAAGGATTAACATCATGTACATAAGGAACTGTATCAATAATAAGATCATATTTTCCGTGTACTGATTTCATTTGCTGGTCATCTGTAGAAATAATTACAGAATCAGCGCCCAAATCGATTGCATCTTGTATTTTATCCGGAGTTCTTGAAAACAAAGTTACTTCGGCACCTAAACCTTTTGCCAGTTTAATTGCCATGTGTCCAAGTCCGCCTAAGCCGACAACAGCAACTTTACTTCCTTTCCCAACTTTCCAGTGTCTCAAAGGTGACCAGGTTGTAATTCCTGCACAAAGTAAAGGTGCAACAGCAGCTAAATTTAAATTTGAAGGCACTTTTAAAACAAAATGCTCATCAACTACCACTTTCTCAGAATAACCGCCAAAAGTGTGTCCGCCAATATTTTTATCCTTACCATTGTAAGTTCCTGTAAATCCGTTTAAACAATATTGTTCCAAATCTTGTTTACAGCTTTCGCAGGTATGACAAGAATCAACCATACAGCCCACTCCTGCTAAATCGCCGACTTTAAGTTTCGTAACTTCGTTTCCTACTTTCGTTACCCTTCCTACAATTTCATGCCCCGGAACTGCCGGATATTGGCTTCCTCCCCAGTCATTTCTGGCTGTATGTAAATCAGAATGGCATACACCGCAGTATAAAATTTCGATCTCAACATCTTTTGCCAAAACCTCTCTGCGTGCAATTGTCATTTCTTCCAGCAATGCGTCTGCTGCTTTTGTACCAAATGCTTTTGTGTTACTTGTATTCATATTTTTTTAGATTATTAAGTTGTAAAATTAAAACAGCTTTCTTCCTTAAAATAACAGAAAAGAAACATTTACTTATGAAATTCAAACAATTTCAAAACATAATCAACGGGGCATAAAGACAGAAATTAAAAT includes:
- a CDS encoding SDR family NAD(P)-dependent oxidoreductase; translation: MSKTILITGASKGFGKTWAETFLTKGYNVAATARNVDTLNDLKEKYGQSVLTLKLDVDNREESLSVVEKVQNHFGSIDILINNAGYALTGAIEEATPNEARAQFETNFFGTLWLTQAVLPIMRNQKSGHIIQVSSILGLAALPTMGLYNASKFAIEGLSETLAAEVKQFGINVTLVEPNGYASNIWHTGISSESNPVYDGLKKAFSESENDFGIVEATAPAIVKLVESENPPLRLFLGRVALPFVKQNYEQKLIVWEEWNDVSVEAHG
- a CDS encoding NAD(P)-dependent alcohol dehydrogenase, with product MNTSNTKAFGTKAADALLEEMTIARREVLAKDVEIEILYCGVCHSDLHTARNDWGGSQYPAVPGHEIVGRVTKVGNEVTKLKVGDLAGVGCMVDSCHTCESCKQDLEQYCLNGFTGTYNGKDKNIGGHTFGGYSEKVVVDEHFVLKVPSNLNLAAVAPLLCAGITTWSPLRHWKVGKGSKVAVVGLGGLGHMAIKLAKGLGAEVTLFSRTPDKIQDAIDLGADSVIISTDDQQMKSVHGKYDLIIDTVPYVHDVNPYVSTLNINGTLVLVGYLGGLEPILNSVPMIMGRKSVAGSVIGGIAETQEMLDFCGEHNIVSEIEIIKMQEINEAYERMLKSDVRYRFVIDMDSLKS